The Chaetodon trifascialis isolate fChaTrf1 chromosome 17, fChaTrf1.hap1, whole genome shotgun sequence genome has a segment encoding these proteins:
- the galr1a gene encoding galanin receptor type 1: MELQVENQSQSFNTNTVRLPAKHILGMGVDNFISLLIFGLIFILGVLGNTMVITVLARSKPGQPRSTTNIFILNLSVADLSYLLFCVPFQSTIYMLPTWVLGAFICKFIHYFFTVSMLVSIFTLSAMSVDRYVAIVHARKSSSIRVGSHAMLGVVLIWILSLVMAAPVAHYQSIVEREDNNTFCWEVWPDHQRKVYVMCTFVFGYLLPLTLISVCYAKVLNHLHKKLKNVSKKSELSKKKTAQTVLVVVVVFCLSWLPHHIVHLWVEFGSFPLNQASFVFRMVAHCLAYSNSSVNPIIYAFLSENFRNSYKQVFWCRVPSKCPVADTRDPRSRVEMAPSTNVSVTYKGHDSQISKML; this comes from the exons ATGGAGCTACAGGTGGAGAACCAAAGTCAGTCTTTCAACACCAACACTGTGAGGCTGCCAGCTAAACATATACTTGGGATGGGTGTAGATAACTTTATTTCTCTGTTGATATTTGGACTTATTTTCATCCTCGGTGTGCTGGGGAACACCATGGTGATCACAGTGCTGGCGCGCAGTAAACCGGGACAACCGAGGAGCACCACCAACATCTTCATCCTCAACCTGAGCGTGGCGGACCTGTCCTACCTCCTCTTCTGCGTCCCCTTCCAGTCCACCATCTACATGCTGCCCACATGGGTGCTGGGAGCTTTCATCTGCAAGTTCATCCACTATTTCTTCACCGTGTCCATGCTGGTCAGTATCTTCACTCTGTCGGCGATGTCCGTGGACCGTTACGTGGCCATCGTCCACGCCAGGAAATCCTCGTCGATCCGGGTGGGGAGTCATGCCATGCTCGGAGTGGTGCTGATCTGGATCCTGTCTCTGGTCATGGCAGCTCCCGTGGCGCACTACCAGAGCATCGTGGAGAGGGAGGACAACAACACCTTCTGCTGGGAGGTCTGGCCGGACCACCAGAGGAAAGTCTACGTGATGTGCACCTTTGTTTTCGGATACCTGCTGCCTCTCACTTTGATATCTGTCTGCTACGCAAAG GTTTTAAACCATCTGCACAAAAAGCTGAAGAATGTCTCCAAAAAGTCAGAGCTCTCCAAAAAGAAG ACTGCCCAGACAgtcctggtggtggtggtggtcttctgtctgtcttggcTGCCTCACCACATCGTCCACCTGTGGGTGGAGTTTGGCTCTTTCCCCCTGAACCAGGCCTCCTTCGTGTTCAGGATGGTGGCTCACTGCTTGGCCTACAGCAACTCCTCCGTCAACCCCATCATCTACGCGTTCCTGTCGGAGAACTTCAGGAATTCCTACAAGCAGGTTTTCTGGTGCCGGGTGCCCAGCAAGTGTCCCGTGGCCGACACCAGGGACCCCCGCAGCCGAGTGGAGATGGCGCCGTCCACCAACGTCAGCGTGACTTACAAAGGTCATGACTCTCAGATCAGTAAAATGCTTTGA